One window of the Archangium primigenium genome contains the following:
- a CDS encoding P1 family peptidase, with the protein MNPLLPCLPALLLGLAPADPSPPAPKSPTARPRARDLGITFGGQAGPLNAITDVPGVEVGHTTLHAGVGAHAVRTGVSAVLPRGRARIAEPLFAATYNLNGNGEMTGTHWVNESGLLTGPIMLTTTQSVGVVRDAVVRWGAQRGLAWELGLPVTAETYDGLLNDVNAFPIQTTHALRAIDGAHGGPVAEGNVGGGTGMTCHGFKCGIGTASRRLEEAHGGYTLGVLVQANYGVRRLLTVEGAPVGREISDLQPCYAGPAAPASVPDMRPCVESPKTVPERLNRDQGSIIVLVATDAPLLPHQLARLARRVPLALGKMGSIGGDSSGDLFLAFSTQPTQAPQGLRVARVESLDNGALDPLFEATVQATQEAILNALLAAETMTGNNSVRVFALPADRLVESVRRHAGP; encoded by the coding sequence ATGAACCCCCTCCTGCCCTGTCTCCCCGCGCTGCTGCTGGGCCTCGCGCCCGCCGATCCGAGCCCCCCGGCGCCGAAGTCCCCGACCGCCAGGCCCCGGGCGCGTGACCTGGGCATCACCTTCGGAGGGCAGGCGGGTCCCCTCAACGCCATCACCGACGTGCCCGGCGTGGAGGTGGGGCACACCACGCTGCATGCCGGGGTGGGCGCCCACGCGGTGCGCACGGGCGTCTCCGCCGTGCTGCCCCGGGGCCGCGCGCGCATCGCCGAGCCCCTCTTCGCCGCCACCTACAACCTCAACGGCAACGGGGAGATGACGGGCACGCACTGGGTGAACGAGTCCGGACTGCTCACGGGCCCCATCATGCTGACCACCACCCAGAGCGTGGGCGTGGTGCGCGATGCCGTGGTGCGCTGGGGCGCGCAGCGGGGCCTGGCCTGGGAGCTGGGCCTGCCGGTGACGGCGGAGACCTATGACGGTCTGCTCAACGACGTGAACGCCTTCCCCATCCAGACGACGCATGCCCTGAGGGCCATCGACGGCGCGCACGGGGGGCCCGTGGCCGAGGGCAATGTCGGGGGCGGCACGGGCATGACCTGCCATGGCTTCAAGTGCGGCATCGGCACCGCCTCGCGTCGGCTCGAGGAGGCGCACGGGGGCTACACGCTCGGGGTGCTGGTGCAGGCCAACTACGGCGTCCGCCGGCTGCTCACCGTGGAGGGTGCGCCCGTGGGCCGGGAGATCTCCGACCTCCAGCCCTGTTACGCGGGCCCGGCGGCCCCGGCCTCCGTCCCCGACATGCGCCCGTGCGTCGAGAGCCCCAAGACCGTGCCCGAGCGGCTGAACCGAGACCAAGGCTCCATCATCGTGCTCGTGGCCACCGACGCGCCGCTCTTGCCCCACCAGCTCGCGCGGCTCGCGCGGCGGGTGCCCCTGGCGCTCGGGAAGATGGGCAGCATCGGCGGCGACTCCTCGGGCGACCTCTTCCTGGCCTTCTCCACCCAGCCCACCCAGGCACCCCAGGGGCTCCGGGTGGCGCGCGTCGAGTCGCTCGACAACGGCGCGCTCGATCCCCTCTTCGAGGCCACGGTGCAGGCCACCCAGGAGGCCATCCTCAACGCGCTGCTCGCCGCGGAGACGATGACGGGCAACAACAGCGTGCGGGTCTTCGCCCTGCCCGCGGACCGGCTCGTCGAGTCGGTGCGCCGGCACGCGGGGCCCTGA
- a CDS encoding thiolase family protein, with protein MPGRVVIASAVRTPFTRANKGEFKDTRPDTLAALAIKEAVARVPGLKPELVEDVILGCAMPEAEQGMNVARNAALLAGLPDTVPGMTINRFCSSGVQSIAQAAQAIKSGMIDVAIAGGTESMSMVPMGGNKVSANPEIMEKHPEVYSSMGVTAENIASRYSVSREDADKFAYESQRRAATAREQGKFNEEIFPVTTTVFDDEGNARQVTVSVDTILRPETTLEGLAKLRPAFNQKGVVTAGNASPLTDGAAAAVVMSEEKAKELGIKPLGYFVDFQVAGVPPEIMGIGPVPAVKKLLAKNNLKVEDIDVFELNEAFAAQVLHCIRELGVPLEKANPNGGAIALGHPLGVSGARMVATILSELGRRKGRYGVVSMCIGGGMGAAALIERAE; from the coding sequence ATGCCCGGTCGAGTCGTGATTGCCAGCGCGGTGCGCACCCCGTTCACCCGCGCGAACAAGGGAGAGTTCAAGGATACGCGGCCCGATACGCTCGCGGCCCTCGCCATCAAGGAGGCCGTGGCGCGCGTGCCCGGCCTCAAGCCCGAGCTGGTCGAGGACGTCATCCTCGGCTGCGCCATGCCCGAGGCGGAGCAGGGCATGAACGTGGCGCGCAACGCCGCGCTGCTCGCGGGTCTGCCGGACACCGTGCCGGGCATGACCATCAACCGCTTCTGCTCCTCGGGCGTGCAGTCCATCGCCCAGGCGGCCCAGGCCATCAAGTCGGGGATGATCGACGTGGCCATCGCCGGTGGCACCGAGTCCATGAGCATGGTGCCCATGGGCGGCAACAAGGTGAGCGCCAACCCGGAGATCATGGAGAAGCACCCCGAGGTGTACTCCTCCATGGGCGTGACCGCGGAGAACATCGCCTCGCGCTACAGCGTGTCGCGCGAGGACGCGGACAAGTTCGCCTACGAGAGCCAGCGCCGCGCCGCCACCGCGCGCGAGCAGGGCAAGTTCAACGAGGAGATCTTCCCCGTCACCACCACCGTCTTCGACGACGAGGGCAACGCCAGGCAGGTGACGGTCAGCGTGGACACCATCCTCCGCCCGGAGACCACGCTCGAGGGTCTGGCCAAGCTGCGCCCCGCCTTCAACCAGAAGGGCGTGGTGACGGCCGGTAACGCCTCGCCGCTGACCGACGGCGCCGCCGCCGCGGTGGTGATGAGCGAGGAGAAGGCCAAGGAGCTGGGCATCAAGCCCCTGGGCTACTTCGTGGACTTCCAGGTGGCCGGCGTGCCCCCGGAGATCATGGGCATCGGGCCCGTGCCCGCGGTGAAGAAGCTGCTGGCGAAGAACAACCTCAAGGTCGAGGACATCGACGTCTTCGAGCTCAACGAGGCGTTCGCCGCCCAGGTGCTGCACTGCATCCGCGAGCTGGGCGTGCCGCTGGAGAAGGCCAACCCCAACGGCGGCGCCATCGCCCTGGGCCACCCGCTGGGGGTGTCCGGCGCGCGCATGGTGGCCACCATCCTGAGCGAGCTGGGTCGGCGCAAGGGCCGCTACGGCGTGGTGTCCATGTGCATCGGCGGTGGCATGGGCGCCGCGGCGCTCATCGAGCGCGCCGAGTAG